The Amycolatopsis sp. DG1A-15b genome contains the following window.
CGTCCGGCGCGTTCGACAGCACGAGTTCGTCGTTCAGGCTCGCGAAGAAGATCGCGCTGCCCGGGTCGCCCTGCCGGCCGGAGCGGCCGCGCAGCTGCCCGTCGAGCCGGCTCGACGGGTACCGCGCGGTGCCGATGACGTGCAGCCCGCCCAGCTCGACGACCTCTTCGCGGGTCGCCCCGTCGGTGCCGCCCAGCCGGATGTCCGTACCGCGGCCGGCCATCTGGGTGGACACGGTGACCGCGCCCTTCTTGCCGGCCTCGGCGATGATCGCGGCCTCTTCGGCGTCGTTGCGCGCGTTCAGCACGACGCACTCGAGGTCGACCTTCGCCAGCTTCTCGGCCAGCTCTTCGGACTCGGCGACGTCCTGGGTGCCGACGAGGATCGGCCGCCCGGTCTCGTGCACCGTGCGGATCTCCTCCTCGATCGCCCGCAGCTTCTGCGACGGCGAGGCGAAGACCCGGTCTTCGAGGTCTTCACGGATGTTCGGCGTGTTCGGCGGGATGACTGCGACCTCGAGCTCGTAGAACTCCCGCAGCTGCTCGGCGACCGCGACCGCGGTCCCGGTCATGCCGGCGACCTCGGGGTAGCGCGCCAGCAGCGCCTGGACGGTGATCGAGTCCAGGATCTCGCCGCGGTCGGTCGCGGTGACCTGCTCCTTCGCCTCGACGGCCGCCTGGAGGCCGTCCGGCCAGCGCTGGAGCTCGGCGACACGGCCACGGGCGGCGTTGATGAGCTGCACCTTGCCGTCGCGGACCAGGTAGTCGACGTCGCGGGTGAGCAGCGCGTGCGCGTGCAGGGCGACGTTCACCGCGGGCAGCCGGTCCGACGCCGTCTCGCCGTAGAGGTCGTCGACCTCCAGGCCGAGCGACTTCGCGACGACGGACGCGCCGGCGTCGGTCAGCCAGGCGTTGCGGCCCTCGCTGTCGGTCTCGTAGTGCAGGCCGAGACGCAGCCGCCGGACGACCTTCGCGACCTCTTCGTCGGCGTCGGTGTGGTCGATCGAGCCGGCCATCACCAGCGGGACGCGGGCCTCGTCGACCAGCACCGAGTCCGCCTCGTCGACGATCGCGACCTCGGGGGCGGGCTGGACGAGGTCGTCGACCGACGTCACCAGCCGGTCGCGCAGCACGTCGAAGCCGATCTCGGCGACGGCGCCGTACGTGACGTCCTTGGCGTAAGCCTCACGACGCTCTTCGCGGGAGTGCGCGGGCTCGACCCAGCCGACCGACACGCCGAGCAGGGCGTACACCGGGCCCATCCACTCCGCGTCGCGGCGGGCCAGGTAGTCGTTGACCGTCACGACGTGAACGCGCTTTCCGCGCAGGGCGTACCCGGCCGCGGCCAGCGCACCCGCGAGGGTCTTGCCCTCACCGGTCTCCATCTGCACGACGTGCTTGGTGAGCAGGCCCATCGTGCCCAGCACCTGCACGTCGAACGCGCGCTCGCCGAGGGCCCGCCGCGCGGCCTCGCGGCCCAGCGCGCACACCTCGACCAGCTTCTCGTCGCCGAACGCGGTGTCCTTCAGCGTCTCGCGAAGCTTGCCCGCCCGCTCGGTCAGCTCCTCGTCGGAGAGCTTCTCGAGCTCTGGTTCGAGCTTCTCGACCGCGGGCAGCAGTGCTTCGTAGCGGGTCAGCTCGACGCTGCCCGGCCGCTGGATGATCCGGCGGAGCTTCTTGCCCACCCGGCTGATCAGTGCTGCCACCCCTGGTCTCCCGTTCTCTCTCGCTCGACCGGCCTCCACCACCCAACGCGACGGTGGTGCGTTCGAGTTCCGCGGCCGGATGGGACGATCCAACCGTGTTCCCACATCCCAGCGCCAGGTCCCGTAGTCGCAGGATCACCGCGATTGCGACATCCGTGCTGTTCGCGGCCTCGCTGACCGCGTGCACGTCCACCGGCAAGACCGAGCCGCCCGCACCGACGACCGAGTCGCACCCGCCGTCCGGGCCGGTGCCCGCCGGGCTGGAGCGCTTCTACGGCCAGAGCCTGAGCTGGGCCGACTGCGCACCTTACGCGACGTCGGAAGACTCGCGGTCGGCGTTCCAGGCGAAGGACGTCCAGTGCGCGCGCCTGACCGTGCCGCTGGACTACGCGAAGCCGGCGGGGGACACGATCACGCTGGGCCTGCTCCGGCGCAAGGCGACGGACGCCGGGGCGCGGATCGGCTCGCTCGTGGTCAACCCGGGCGGGCCGGGCGCGTCGGGCATGGTCGCGGCCGCCGGGCTGGCCAAGCCGATGACCAGCACCGGCCTCGGCAAACGCTTCGACCTGGTCGGTTTCGACCCGCGGGGGATCGGGGCGAGCCAGCCCGCCATCCACTGCCTGACCGACCAGGAACGGGACGCCGACCGCTCCGACGACAGCGAGACCGACGGCTCACCGGCGGGCGTGCTGAAGCAGGAATCGCAGGAAAAGGACTTCGCCGCCAAGTGCGCCCAGCGCACCGACGACGGCACCGGGATGCTGGCCAACGTCGGCACCCGCGACGTCGTGAAGGACCTGGACGTCCTCCGCTCGGTCCTCGGGGATGAAAAGCTCACCTATTTGGGCTACTCCTACGGCACCCGGATCGGGTCGGCGTACGCCGAAGCGTTCCCGAAGAGCGTCCGCGCGATGGTCCTCGACGGCGCGGTGGATCCCGAGCAGGACGCGGTCGAGTCGCTCGTCGCGCAGGGCCAGGGCTTCGGGACGGCGTTCACGCAGTTCGCGAAGTGGTGCACGGCCCAGCAGGACTGCGCGCTCGGCGCGGACGCCGGCGGCGCGGTGAAGGCGTTCCAGGACCTCGTCCGCCCGCTGATCGACTTCCCGGTGCCGGTCGGCGACGGCCGCAAGCTCTCCTACGAGGACGCCACCACCGGCGTCATCCAGGCGCTCTACCAGGAAAGCCTCTGGGACACCCTGAACTCGGGCCTCAACGAGCTGAAGCAGCAGCGCGGGGCGACGCTCGAGAAGCTCGCCGACATCTACAACGAGCGCGACTCCGACGGCAAGTACGGCACCACGCAGGACGCGTTCACCGCGATCCGCTGCGTCGACGACCCGCGCGTCACCGACCCGGCCGTCATCCTCAAGGCGCAGGAGGAGTACGTGAAGGTGGCGCCGTTCCTCGACGACGGCCGCCCGGCTTCGGCGGCCCGCGACGCCTGCGCCTTCTGGCCGGTGCCGAACACGTCCGAACCGCACGTGCCGAACATCGAAGGCCTGGCGAAGACGCTGGTCATCTCGACGACCAACGACCCGGCGACGCCGTACCAGGCCGGCGTCAACCTCGCGAAGGGCCTGAAGGGCGCGCTGCTCACCTTCGAGGGCACCCAGCACACGGTGTTCCTGCAGGGCGTGAAGTGCGTGGACGAAGCGGGCACGGACTACCTGGTCGACGGCACGGTGCCGCCGGACGGCAAGCGGTGCTCGGGGCAGTAGCGCTTTGCGGGGGTCCGGGTGGCGAAGCCCCGGTTGTCACAGTTACCGCTGCTCGGTCAGCGACAGCTCGATCATCACCGGGCTGAGGTGGTCGCCGGCCGGCGGGACCTGCACCCACAGCCGCACGAAGCGCCGCGGGCCGTCGTCGTCGGCGACCCAGACCTTGACGTTGAGGTCGGCGTCGATCGGCGGGAGCACGCTGTGCGCGACGGCGGCGGGCACCCGGCCGGCGACCCGCAGCGCGGGTGCGCCGTCGACGTTCTCGCGGCCCTCGGTCTTGGCGTCGGTCACCCCGTCGAGCAGTCGCTTCAGCCCGCCTTGCGGGCCGAGGAACGCGCTGATCCGGTACTCATCGGGCAGCGAGTCCTGGCCGTCGTGCACGGCGAACGGGAACTTGGTGTGCCCGCCGGTGGTGGTGTCGTCCTGGACGTCGGCCGTGCCGGTCGCGGTGCCGCCGTCGCCGAGGGTCGCGTCGCCTTCGATCTGGCGGAGCGGGAACCCCGGCAGCACGCCGTTGACGCCGGCCGCGAAGTGCACGCTCCGCACCGAGGCGAACGACGTCGCGGCCTCGCTCACCAGGGCAGCGCCCGCCGGGAAGGGGCCTCGGGTATCGGGCGAGCCCGTGCAACCGGCCGTCAGGAGAAGCGCGAGCAGCAGCGCGAGGCGGGGCATGGCGAAAGCCTACTGTTGGCCCAATCCTTGCGGATGATGTCCTTCCGGCCACTTTCGACCTCGCGCGCGGGCGATGAGACTGCCGGGGTGACCGTTGAGACCCGTCCCGCCCCGAAGCTGCACCGCGCGTGGCTGATCGCCGGCGCCGCTTTCGTCGCGCTGCTCGCCTCCGCCGGCTTCCGCGCCGCTCCCGGCGTCCTGATCGACCCGCTGCACGAAGAGTTCGGCTGGTCCCGCACCACCATCAGCTCGGCCGTCTCGGTGAACCTCGTGCTCTTTGGTCTCTTCGCGCCCTTCGCGGCCGCGTTGATGGAGCGCTTCGGGATCCGGCGCGTCTCGGCGACGGCGTTGACCGTCATCGCCCTCGGCGCGGGCGGCACGGTCTTCATGACCGCGAGCTGGCAGCTCGTGCTGTGCTGGGGCGTGCTGGTCGGCCTCGGCACCGGCTCGATGGCCATGGGGTTCGCCGCGATGGTCGCCGCGCGGTGGTTCGTCCGCAGCCGCGGCGTCGTCACCGGCGTCCTGACCGCCGCGGGGGCCACCGGCCAGCTGATCTTCCTGCCGCTCATCGCGAACCTGGCGGTGGGCTCGGGGTGGCGCACGGCGTCGCTGGTGATCGCGATCGCCGCGCTCGCCGTCGTCCCGGTGGTCCTGCTGGTGATCCGCGACCACCCCGCCGACGTCGGCACCACGGCCTACGGCGCGCCCGCCGAGGCCGAGGTCGCGCGTCCGGCGCCGAAGACCGGCTCGGTCCGCCGCGCGCTCTCCGTGCTGGGCCAGGCCGCCCGGACGCGGACGTTCTGGCTGCTCGCGGCCGGCTTCGCGATCTGCGGCGCGACGACCAACGGCCTGGTCGGCACCCACTTCGTCCCGGCCGCGCACGACCACGGCATGCCGCAGACGACCGCGGCGGGCCTGCTGGCCCTGGTCGGCGTCTTCGACGTGGTCGGGACGATCTTCTCCGGCTGGCTCACCGACCGCATCGACCCGCGGATCCTGCTCGGCGTCTACTACGCCCTGCGAGGGCTGTCGCTGGCGCTGCTGCCGCAGCTGTTCACCGACTCCGTGCAGCCGAGCATGTGGGCCTTCATCCTGTTCTACGGCCTCGACTGGGTGGCCACGGTCCCGCCGACGGTCGCGCTCTGCGTCCGCGCGTTCGGCGACGCCGGCCCGATCGTGTTCGGCTGGGTGTTCGCCTGCCACCAGCTCGGGGCCGCGTTCGCCGCGTCGGCCGCCGGCCTGGTCCGCGACCAGCTCGGGAACTACACCCTGGCCTGGTATTCGGCCGCCGTGCTGGCCGTCATCGCGTCGGTCGCTTCGCTGGCCATCACGCGGGCGAAGAAGCCCGTTGCGGTACTCGCGACGT
Protein-coding sequences here:
- the secA2 gene encoding accessory Sec system translocase SecA2, translating into MAALISRVGKKLRRIIQRPGSVELTRYEALLPAVEKLEPELEKLSDEELTERAGKLRETLKDTAFGDEKLVEVCALGREAARRALGERAFDVQVLGTMGLLTKHVVQMETGEGKTLAGALAAAGYALRGKRVHVVTVNDYLARRDAEWMGPVYALLGVSVGWVEPAHSREERREAYAKDVTYGAVAEIGFDVLRDRLVTSVDDLVQPAPEVAIVDEADSVLVDEARVPLVMAGSIDHTDADEEVAKVVRRLRLGLHYETDSEGRNAWLTDAGASVVAKSLGLEVDDLYGETASDRLPAVNVALHAHALLTRDVDYLVRDGKVQLINAARGRVAELQRWPDGLQAAVEAKEQVTATDRGEILDSITVQALLARYPEVAGMTGTAVAVAEQLREFYELEVAVIPPNTPNIREDLEDRVFASPSQKLRAIEEEIRTVHETGRPILVGTQDVAESEELAEKLAKVDLECVVLNARNDAEEAAIIAEAGKKGAVTVSTQMAGRGTDIRLGGTDGATREEVVELGGLHVIGTARYPSSRLDGQLRGRSGRQGDPGSAIFFASLNDELVLSNAPDVPEGITDDEETGEITDPAALRQLNHAQRVAEGVDLEIHRNTWRYTRLIERQRRDLLVHRDKVLRTAYAAEQLEKAHPEKFGELKEKLDDQDKLEQMCREVLLFHIDQLWSDHLAYLTDVRESIHLRALARETPLDEFHRAAIPEFHKIIGEADSRAAKTLEEAELTDEGIDLGDAGVRRANTTWTYLVHDNPFDSDFEQTIKKVRSMIKRK
- a CDS encoding alpha/beta hydrolase, which produces MLFAASLTACTSTGKTEPPAPTTESHPPSGPVPAGLERFYGQSLSWADCAPYATSEDSRSAFQAKDVQCARLTVPLDYAKPAGDTITLGLLRRKATDAGARIGSLVVNPGGPGASGMVAAAGLAKPMTSTGLGKRFDLVGFDPRGIGASQPAIHCLTDQERDADRSDDSETDGSPAGVLKQESQEKDFAAKCAQRTDDGTGMLANVGTRDVVKDLDVLRSVLGDEKLTYLGYSYGTRIGSAYAEAFPKSVRAMVLDGAVDPEQDAVESLVAQGQGFGTAFTQFAKWCTAQQDCALGADAGGAVKAFQDLVRPLIDFPVPVGDGRKLSYEDATTGVIQALYQESLWDTLNSGLNELKQQRGATLEKLADIYNERDSDGKYGTTQDAFTAIRCVDDPRVTDPAVILKAQEEYVKVAPFLDDGRPASAARDACAFWPVPNTSEPHVPNIEGLAKTLVISTTNDPATPYQAGVNLAKGLKGALLTFEGTQHTVFLQGVKCVDEAGTDYLVDGTVPPDGKRCSGQ
- a CDS encoding LppX_LprAFG lipoprotein, producing the protein MPRLALLLALLLTAGCTGSPDTRGPFPAGAALVSEAATSFASVRSVHFAAGVNGVLPGFPLRQIEGDATLGDGGTATGTADVQDDTTTGGHTKFPFAVHDGQDSLPDEYRISAFLGPQGGLKRLLDGVTDAKTEGRENVDGAPALRVAGRVPAAVAHSVLPPIDADLNVKVWVADDDGPRRFVRLWVQVPPAGDHLSPVMIELSLTEQR
- a CDS encoding MFS transporter — its product is MTVETRPAPKLHRAWLIAGAAFVALLASAGFRAAPGVLIDPLHEEFGWSRTTISSAVSVNLVLFGLFAPFAAALMERFGIRRVSATALTVIALGAGGTVFMTASWQLVLCWGVLVGLGTGSMAMGFAAMVAARWFVRSRGVVTGVLTAAGATGQLIFLPLIANLAVGSGWRTASLVIAIAALAVVPVVLLVIRDHPADVGTTAYGAPAEAEVARPAPKTGSVRRALSVLGQAARTRTFWLLAAGFAICGATTNGLVGTHFVPAAHDHGMPQTTAAGLLALVGVFDVVGTIFSGWLTDRIDPRILLGVYYALRGLSLALLPQLFTDSVQPSMWAFILFYGLDWVATVPPTVALCVRAFGDAGPIVFGWVFACHQLGAAFAASAAGLVRDQLGNYTLAWYSAAVLAVIASVASLAITRAKKPVAVLAT